The following proteins are co-located in the uncultured Draconibacterium sp. genome:
- a CDS encoding acyl-CoA carboxylase subunit beta yields the protein MSNQDKIKKLIDLRAEAKLGGGLKRIEAQHKKGKFTARERIELLLDEGSFEEFDMFVTHRCTNFGLEKTKFLGDGVVTGHGTIDGRVVYVYSQDFTVFGGSLSETFAQKICKVMDMAMKAGAPVIGINDSGGARIQEGVNSLAGYAEIFQRNIMASGVIPQISAIFGPCAGGAVYSPALTDFIMMTEQNSYMFVTGPKVVKTVTGEDISVEDLGGGKVHASKSGVSQFLVENEQEGLLILRKLVSYIPQNNLEDPIVTECADPFDRMDDILNEIIPDNPNQPYDVKDVIHTIADYGEFLEIHRNYAKNIVVGFSKFNGQPCGIVANQPNYLAGVLDINASVKAARFVRFCDAFNIPIITLVDVPGFLPGSRQEYGGIITHGAKLMFAYGEATVPKITVTLRKSYGGAHDVMSSKQLRGDLNYAWPTAEIAVMGAAGAVEVLHGRKLRDIEDAEERAKFIADHEEEYTEKFANPYQAASFGYIDDVIEPRNTRFRIVRGLQSLATKKLVNPPKKHSNIPL from the coding sequence ATGAGCAACCAGGATAAAATTAAAAAGCTAATTGATTTACGTGCAGAAGCCAAGTTAGGTGGTGGTTTAAAAAGAATTGAAGCACAACACAAAAAAGGCAAATTTACTGCAAGAGAAAGAATTGAACTACTGCTAGACGAAGGTAGTTTTGAAGAATTCGATATGTTTGTAACTCACCGTTGTACAAACTTTGGACTGGAAAAAACCAAGTTCTTAGGCGACGGAGTTGTTACTGGTCATGGAACAATTGATGGACGTGTAGTTTACGTTTACTCACAGGATTTTACTGTTTTTGGAGGTTCGCTGTCTGAAACTTTTGCACAAAAAATTTGCAAGGTTATGGATATGGCCATGAAAGCCGGAGCTCCTGTTATTGGAATTAACGACTCCGGCGGTGCCCGTATTCAGGAAGGAGTAAACTCTTTGGCAGGTTACGCCGAGATTTTCCAACGTAACATTATGGCTTCAGGAGTAATTCCACAAATCTCTGCCATTTTTGGCCCTTGCGCCGGTGGTGCTGTTTATTCTCCAGCTTTAACTGACTTTATTATGATGACCGAGCAAAACTCGTACATGTTTGTTACTGGTCCGAAAGTAGTAAAAACAGTTACAGGTGAAGATATTTCAGTTGAAGATTTGGGTGGCGGTAAAGTTCACGCATCAAAATCAGGTGTTTCTCAATTTCTGGTTGAAAACGAACAGGAAGGATTGTTAATTCTTAGAAAACTTGTTAGTTACATACCTCAAAATAACCTGGAAGATCCGATTGTTACCGAATGCGCTGATCCATTTGACAGAATGGATGATATTTTGAACGAAATTATTCCGGATAATCCAAACCAACCATACGATGTAAAAGACGTAATTCATACGATTGCTGACTATGGTGAATTCCTTGAAATTCACAGAAATTATGCAAAAAACATTGTAGTAGGTTTTTCTAAATTCAATGGTCAACCCTGTGGTATTGTGGCAAACCAGCCAAACTACCTTGCCGGAGTTTTAGATATTAACGCCTCTGTTAAAGCTGCACGTTTTGTACGTTTCTGCGATGCATTTAATATTCCGATTATAACTTTGGTTGACGTTCCCGGATTTTTACCAGGAAGCCGTCAGGAATATGGTGGTATTATTACACACGGAGCAAAACTGATGTTTGCTTACGGTGAAGCTACTGTTCCTAAAATTACAGTAACATTGCGTAAATCATACGGAGGTGCACATGACGTTATGTCGAGCAAACAACTTCGTGGCGATTTAAACTATGCATGGCCAACTGCCGAAATTGCAGTAATGGGGGCTGCTGGTGCTGTTGAAGTACTTCACGGAAGAAAACTTCGTGATATTGAAGATGCTGAAGAACGTGCGAAATTTATTGCCGATCATGAAGAAGAATACACCGAAAAATTTGCAAATCCATACCAGGCTGCATCATTCGGTTACATCGACGATGTGATTGAACCTCGTAATACTCGTTTCAGAATTGTTCGTGGTTTACAAAGTTTGGCTACCAAAAAACTTGTAAATCCTCCGAAAAAACATTCAAACATACCATTATAA
- a CDS encoding nuclear transport factor 2 family protein, whose translation MMNNLETLKHGYQLFAEHNIEGVLAMYHDNIVWDMCTGYPFVEGDGRLIGHQAVVEGVFAKIPEHYDNFNIEVSDFVDGGDKIVMVGFYTGTWKATGKKFKANATHTWTFKDGKAAAFFQAVDTAEIINP comes from the coding sequence ATGATGAATAATTTAGAGACATTAAAACACGGGTACCAGCTTTTTGCTGAGCACAATATTGAAGGAGTTCTGGCAATGTATCACGACAATATTGTTTGGGATATGTGCACCGGCTATCCTTTTGTTGAAGGCGATGGCAGACTAATAGGACATCAGGCAGTTGTAGAAGGTGTTTTTGCAAAAATACCAGAACACTACGATAACTTTAATATCGAAGTCTCAGATTTTGTTGATGGAGGAGATAAAATTGTGATGGTAGGCTTTTATACCGGAACATGGAAAGCTACCGGCAAAAAGTTTAAAGCAAATGCCACACATACATGGACTTTTAAAGATGGAAAAGCTGCAGCATTTTTCCAGGCCGTTGATACCGCTGAAATTATAAATCCTTAA
- a CDS encoding biotin/lipoyl-containing protein gives MKKYKFTIRGNDYDVHLKDIEDNIAELDVNGTIYEVKIHGEVKTTKTPTLVRKPVEKLPGEGQIKKSTSTGKHKVTAPLPGTILKINVSVGDVVTEGQNLMIMEAMKMENQVQTTKGGEVTAIKVNVGDSVLQDDVLIELA, from the coding sequence ATGAAAAAATATAAATTCACAATCAGAGGTAACGATTACGATGTTCATTTAAAAGATATTGAAGATAATATTGCCGAACTTGATGTAAACGGAACCATTTATGAAGTAAAAATTCACGGAGAAGTTAAAACAACAAAAACACCAACTTTGGTTCGTAAACCTGTAGAAAAACTGCCGGGGGAAGGCCAGATCAAGAAAAGTACTTCTACCGGAAAACATAAAGTAACCGCTCCGCTTCCCGGAACCATTTTAAAAATTAATGTTTCGGTTGGAGATGTTGTTACCGAAGGTCAGAATCTGATGATTATGGAAGCCATGAAAATGGAAAATCAGGTGCAGACAACAAAAGGTGGTGAAGTAACTGCTATTAAAGTAAATGTTGGCGACAGCGTTTTACAAGACGATGTATTGATTGAATTAGCATAA
- a CDS encoding c-type cytochrome codes for MKLTHILFFVALFFTLGLSSCSNTTKESSEKTQEVAVQTEEDIIVRGKYLVETMGCHDCHSPKKLGPNGPEIIPELILSGYPAERPIVKFSDPMIKQGFAMFYPDLTAGAGPWGVSFAANLTPDATGIGTWTEEQFKKALTEGKFKGLDGTRMLLPPMPWFNLTEMKDEDVHAIFTYLKSIKPIQNVVPAPIPPDQM; via the coding sequence ATGAAACTTACACACATTTTATTCTTTGTAGCGCTGTTTTTTACGCTTGGTCTCTCTTCCTGTTCAAACACGACTAAAGAAAGCTCCGAAAAAACGCAGGAAGTTGCTGTACAAACAGAGGAAGACATTATTGTTCGTGGTAAATATCTTGTTGAAACGATGGGATGTCACGACTGCCATTCTCCCAAAAAACTTGGGCCAAACGGACCAGAAATAATCCCCGAATTAATTTTATCAGGCTATCCGGCAGAGCGGCCAATTGTTAAGTTTAGCGATCCGATGATTAAGCAGGGATTTGCAATGTTTTACCCCGACCTTACAGCAGGTGCCGGGCCCTGGGGAGTATCATTTGCAGCCAACTTAACACCCGATGCCACCGGAATAGGCACCTGGACGGAAGAACAATTTAAAAAAGCATTAACCGAAGGAAAATTTAAGGGACTTGATGGTACGCGTATGTTATTACCGCCTATGCCCTGGTTTAATTTAACCGAAATGAAAGATGAAGATGTTCATGCCATTTTTACCTATTTGAAAAGTATAAAACCCATCCAAAATGTAGTACCGGCACCAATTCCTCCCGACCAAATGTAA
- a CDS encoding YbaK/EbsC family protein: MPVKKLKAFLDEKKVKYVTIKHSNAYTSQEIAAKTHVSGKEFAKTVIVKIDGKMAMAVLPASYQVDFKQLEEIFGTPKVALATEAEFNRFFPDCEVGAMPPFGNLYDMDVFVAETLAEDENISFNAGNHTEIIQLKYEDFSRLVEPRVFKFSWKTVSFPGDPSERWAVN, translated from the coding sequence ATGCCAGTAAAAAAACTTAAAGCATTTCTTGATGAAAAGAAGGTAAAGTATGTTACCATAAAACATTCCAATGCCTACACATCTCAGGAGATAGCAGCAAAAACACATGTTTCGGGAAAGGAATTTGCAAAAACAGTAATCGTGAAAATTGATGGTAAGATGGCTATGGCAGTATTGCCTGCTTCGTACCAGGTTGATTTTAAACAGTTGGAAGAGATTTTTGGAACTCCGAAGGTTGCTTTGGCAACAGAAGCAGAATTTAACCGTTTTTTCCCCGACTGTGAAGTTGGGGCAATGCCACCGTTTGGAAATTTATACGATATGGATGTATTCGTAGCCGAGACGCTTGCCGAAGATGAAAATATTTCATTTAATGCAGGTAACCACACTGAAATCATTCAGTTAAAGTATGAAGATTTTAGTCGTTTGGTGGAGCCACGCGTTTTCAAATTTTCGTGGAAAACAGTCTCGTTCCCGGGTGATCCAAGCGAACGATGGGCAGTGAATTAA
- a CDS encoding sodium ion-translocating decarboxylase subunit beta: MMLVGFVFLFLAIKYDFEPMLLIPIGFGILVGNIPMFQVTDFNLKLGVYEPGSVLNILYQGVVQGWYPPLIFLGIGAMTDFSSLISNPKLMLLGAAAQIGIFLTFLGAIYLGFAAPEAGAIGIIGGADGPTAIFISSKLANGMNVLADGTTVKNLIGPIAIAAYSYMALVPVIQPPVIKLMTTKRERLIKMKPPRAVSKLEKVLFPIVGLILTAYIAPSALPLIGMLFFGNLLKESGVTKRLANTAANPLIDVITILLGITVGASTQADVFLTPASIKIFALGAGSFVIATAGGVAGAKIMNLFLKKENKINPMIGAAGVSAVPDSARVVQTMGLKEDPTNHLLMHAMAPNVSGVIGSAVAAGILLSFLM; encoded by the coding sequence ATGATGTTGGTAGGTTTTGTATTTCTGTTTCTGGCAATAAAATACGATTTCGAGCCCATGCTTTTAATCCCAATTGGTTTTGGTATTTTGGTAGGTAACATTCCGATGTTTCAGGTTACCGATTTCAACCTTAAACTGGGAGTTTACGAGCCGGGGTCAGTACTAAATATTTTATATCAGGGAGTTGTACAAGGTTGGTATCCGCCATTAATTTTCCTTGGAATTGGGGCAATGACTGACTTTTCATCATTGATTTCGAATCCAAAACTAATGTTGTTGGGTGCGGCTGCTCAGATAGGTATTTTCCTAACCTTCTTAGGTGCTATTTATTTAGGTTTTGCTGCGCCGGAAGCTGGTGCTATTGGTATCATTGGAGGTGCCGACGGTCCAACTGCGATTTTTATTTCGTCTAAACTCGCAAACGGGATGAACGTACTCGCTGACGGGACAACGGTGAAAAACCTGATCGGACCAATTGCGATTGCTGCTTATTCGTACATGGCCTTGGTTCCCGTTATTCAGCCTCCTGTAATTAAGTTAATGACAACAAAAAGAGAACGGTTGATAAAAATGAAACCTCCGCGTGCGGTATCAAAACTTGAAAAAGTTCTGTTCCCAATTGTTGGTTTAATACTTACTGCATACATTGCTCCATCGGCACTTCCACTTATCGGTATGTTGTTCTTTGGTAACTTGTTAAAAGAATCGGGTGTTACAAAACGTTTGGCAAATACTGCGGCAAATCCATTAATTGATGTAATTACCATTTTATTGGGTATTACAGTTGGAGCTTCAACTCAAGCCGATGTATTCTTAACTCCGGCATCGATTAAAATCTTTGCATTAGGTGCAGGTTCGTTTGTAATTGCAACAGCAGGTGGTGTTGCAGGCGCAAAAATCATGAACTTATTCCTGAAGAAAGAAAACAAGATCAATCCAATGATTGGTGCTGCCGGGGTTTCTGCAGTGCCAGATAGTGCACGTGTTGTACAAACCATGGGATTAAAAGAAGATCCAACCAACCACTTGCTTATGCATGCAATGGCACCTAACGTTTCGGGTGTTATCGGTTCTGCAGTTGCAGCTGGTATTTTGTTGAGTTTCTTAATGTAA
- the mce gene encoding methylmalonyl-CoA epimerase, with product MNISHIEHIGIAVNSLEEAIPYYENMLGLKCYAVEEVADQKVKTAFFMVGETKIELLESTSPDGPIGKFLEKKGQGVHHLAFAVDNVNDSLNELGEKGVQLIDKTSRKGAEGLNIGFLHPKATMGVLTEICGKE from the coding sequence ATGAATATTTCACATATAGAACACATTGGAATTGCAGTTAACAGTTTGGAAGAAGCCATTCCTTACTATGAAAACATGCTAGGGTTAAAATGCTACGCTGTAGAAGAAGTAGCAGACCAAAAAGTTAAAACAGCCTTTTTTATGGTTGGAGAAACTAAAATTGAGTTGTTGGAGTCAACATCACCGGATGGTCCGATCGGAAAATTTCTTGAGAAAAAAGGTCAGGGAGTTCATCATCTTGCTTTTGCAGTTGATAACGTTAATGATTCGCTGAACGAACTTGGAGAAAAAGGAGTTCAGTTAATCGACAAAACATCAAGAAAAGGCGCCGAAGGCTTAAACATTGGGTTCCTTCACCCAAAAGCCACCATGGGAGTGTTAACCGAAATTTGCGGAAAAGAATAA
- a CDS encoding NAD(P)-dependent alcohol dehydrogenase, with protein sequence MRTVNAYAADGPGAKLNPFQYELPDIGSDQVDIKVHYCGICHSDLSMIKNEWGMTQFPIVPGHEVIGEVVSVGSEVKNIKQHDLVGLGWNSASCMHCNQCMDGSHHLCQSLEGTIVGRHGGFADYVRCHWSCAIPLPEGIDVKKAGPLLCGGITVFNPIILAGIKPTDKVGVIGIGGLGHMALKFLNKWGCEVIAFSSNPDKKDQILAMGATKVINSRDPEQLESIAGSLNFILNTTNVTLDWNSYLIALAPKGRFHNVGAVLEPMAIPTFTLLVGEKSVGSSPIGSPALARTMLEFCVRHDIYPMVEEFPMENVNDAIEHLESGNARYRVVLKI encoded by the coding sequence ATGAGAACAGTAAATGCCTATGCAGCCGATGGACCGGGTGCTAAACTAAATCCCTTTCAATATGAATTACCAGATATTGGTAGTGACCAGGTAGATATTAAAGTACATTATTGTGGTATATGCCACTCTGATTTAAGTATGATTAAGAACGAATGGGGAATGACACAATTTCCAATTGTTCCGGGTCACGAAGTTATTGGAGAAGTAGTTTCAGTGGGAAGTGAAGTTAAAAATATTAAACAACACGATTTGGTCGGACTTGGGTGGAATTCAGCCTCGTGCATGCATTGTAACCAATGCATGGATGGAAGCCACCACTTGTGCCAAAGTCTGGAAGGAACAATTGTAGGGCGTCACGGTGGGTTTGCCGATTACGTGCGATGTCACTGGTCATGCGCTATTCCACTTCCGGAAGGTATTGATGTAAAAAAGGCCGGCCCACTTCTGTGCGGAGGAATAACAGTTTTTAACCCTATAATTTTAGCAGGCATAAAACCAACCGATAAAGTGGGAGTTATTGGCATTGGTGGTTTGGGTCACATGGCGCTAAAATTCTTAAATAAATGGGGTTGCGAAGTCATTGCCTTTAGCTCGAACCCGGATAAAAAAGATCAAATTCTGGCCATGGGTGCCACCAAAGTAATCAATTCAAGAGATCCAGAGCAGCTGGAAAGTATTGCAGGAAGTTTAAATTTTATTTTAAACACTACAAATGTAACGCTCGATTGGAATTCTTATTTAATAGCGCTTGCACCCAAAGGCAGATTTCATAATGTAGGCGCGGTACTTGAGCCCATGGCTATTCCAACATTTACACTTTTAGTAGGTGAAAAATCGGTTGGCAGTAGTCCAATTGGAAGCCCAGCCTTAGCTCGTACCATGCTAGAATTCTGTGTTCGACACGATATTTACCCAATGGTAGAAGAGTTTCCTATGGAAAATGTGAATGATGCCATTGAGCATTTAGAAAGTGGAAATGCCAGGTACAGGGTGGTTTTAAAAATTTAG
- a CDS encoding OadG family protein, which produces MDSLFIVLASTVEFGLTVAIVGFFIVFFSLTVLVIVFTRLPKLINMQFNRKKLRRNKSKDEEEVTQDDFVVEGNVTAAISLALHMYFNELHDEESNVVTIKKVRKAYSPWSSKIYSVNQNWPR; this is translated from the coding sequence ATGGATTCATTATTTATAGTATTAGCAAGTACCGTTGAGTTTGGATTGACAGTTGCAATTGTAGGTTTTTTCATCGTATTTTTCTCGCTAACTGTTTTGGTTATTGTTTTTACACGATTACCTAAACTGATTAATATGCAGTTTAATCGGAAAAAACTTAGACGCAACAAAAGCAAGGACGAAGAAGAAGTTACTCAAGACGATTTTGTTGTTGAAGGTAACGTTACCGCTGCAATCAGTTTAGCGCTACACATGTACTTTAACGAATTACACGACGAAGAGAGTAATGTTGTTACAATTAAAAAAGTAAGAAAAGCTTATTCTCCATGGAGTTCGAAAATTTACAGTGTTAACCAAAACTGGCCACGATAA